The genomic stretch tctgcccctccggtCAGGGATTAGGGGCAGGTGGTCAGGAGCAACTCTTGTCACTCTTCAGGAAGACCTGTGGGAGACAAGCGAACTTCCCATGACACCAGGGGTGGCTCAGGTCCCGCCTGTCTCAGCGTGGCTGGTGTTAGAGCAGTCTGGCCCAAGGAAAGGTCAGAGCCCTTGTTCCTCTCCCAAGACCAGCCTGTGTTGGTCCCTCAGAACTCAGTGACGCGCAGCGCCCCTATCAACAGTGACAGCCAGGGCCGGTGTGGCACGCGCTTCCTCACCACCTACGACCGGCGCTTTGTCATCAAGACCGTGTCTAGCGAGGATGTGGCCGAGATGCACAACATCTTAAAGAAATACCACCAGGTATGGTGAGTCCCGAGCCTGGGCCGTAGAGAacggtggcaggggtgggggggagagccCCCGGGCAGCTTCCTGGGGAGCGATGGGTCCCCTGGCGGCGGCGCCCCGCCTCCTGAGACCCAAGCACTTGGCCCTCCCCGGGGCTGCGTCCGGAGCCGAAGTGCCTGCTCGTGAAAAGGAAATGAGGAGAAATGCGGGCCTCTGACCTGCTCAGTCCCCGTGGAACAGCTGTTTGTTGTCAGAGTCCGGACACTGCCCCCTCTAGCACCTGCTGCATTTCTTCTAGAAGAGGTCCCGTGGGCGCAGCAGGGTCCCTTCCTTTCCCATCCGGGCTCTCTGGCCCTCCGCACACCAGGAAGCCGTCCTGGAGGGAAGCAGGGGCGCGGTGGCGGTGTCCGAGTGCCAGGCCTAGTGCCTGGGTCTTCCTGGAGCGCTGCCTTCTCGGTGGTGAAAGGGACTTCTGGTCTTTGGGGCTACAGTGGAACCCCTGGGGTGCCGCATGGCTAAGCACTGGTGGCAAGGAGGGAGCTGTTCCTCTTTCCCCTGCAACCCGCTCGCAGGCCTGCCTCAGTGATCGTCCAGTGCCGCATGCCATTGCAGACGGAAGTTTCAGGGGCGGCCCAGCAACACGAGACCGAAAGGGCTCTGCGTGGCCCACCCAGCCTCTCACTCTGCAGCGCCTGCTGGGGGCGGGAGTGGCCGTGGCCTCTTTAAGTCCGAGGAATCCTCGTGACTTCCCAGGACCCGGCTGAAAACGACCGGTGCAGAGGCTCGACTCCCTGGGAGCTTTTGAGCCTGGGGGGAGCCCCGGCCGGCCCGGTGCTTCATTCGTTCCTTAGCCGCCGTCCTTCCTCCCTGTGCTCTAGTTCATAGTCGAGTGTCACGGCAACACCCTTTTGCCGCAGTTCCTGGGCATGTACCGCTTGACTGTGGACGGCGTGGAGACCTACATGGTGGTCACCAGGAACGTGTTCAGCCACCGGCTCACAGTGCACCGCAAGTATGACCTCAAGGTAAAGGGCTCTGCGTCCCCCAGCGCGGAGGCTGCCCCCCGAGGCTCCCACACCCCCGGAAAGCCTCCGGAGCTTAGGTTCCGGCGCCGTCAGGAGCTCTGGAGCCAATGTGCCTAATTCCTCTGGGTCAGAGGCTGTTGGACATCCAGGTGACAGTGACAAGAGGTCATTTCATGTGCCGTATTTATGTCACCATTGGTGTTCTTGAGCTCTCGTCGGGGGCTGTACGCTCTGGGGGACAGGCCTTGCTGACACACGCACTCTGGCATCTGTCCGGGCCGTGGGGACTGACAGCACACACCTGGCTAGACACGGAAAGGGACACTCTTGTGCCTGGGAGCCACAGTGCTCGGCTGTTCTCGAAATGGCTTCCTGACGCGTCCCCCCAaacccctgtctctctctctgctgcagcCGCAGTGCTGTCCTTTCCATTCCTGCAGGGCCTgggctctgctcctccccagcacCTCTCACGGCcccccagcctcttccctccctgctctttTGTCCATCTCTGCTTTCTGCCCCCTAATTACTTCCCACTCGGCTCACATGTCACTTCCTGCAGGAAGCCGGCCTGAACTGCTGCCCCTCCGCAGCCCAGACCCGCCCCTGTGCTACCGCTCTCAGCGTGTCCTCCTCCCGTGTACCACCTAGACCAATGTCACGAGGGGATCAGTTAATCATGTAACTACTTGTTAATGCCTGTCTCCCCTGTTGGAAGGCAAGTCCCCTAAGGGCAGGGACTGTTTGCTGAGCACGAAGCTCGTGTCTAATCAGAGCTCTGTCAGTGCCCTGTGACAGAGGACGTGAACAAGTTGCCGCCTCCTGGCCCCTCTAGGACTCTAACCATCCTCCTTCCGTTCACCTGCTGCCTCTCCCCAAAGACGGGTGCATGTTTTCTCGCTCAACGGACTTTGCCTCAGCTGGACCTCTCCTGACGGCTCTTATCCTTGCAGGGCTCCACTGTCGCCAGAGAAGCCAGTGACAAGGAGAAGGTATGCTGGGACCTGTACTGATCAAGCGTGGCCTGGGTCACTTGGAATCAGAAACACCTTCTGTCGGTCTTCCTGGCCCTTCCTCCACCACAGTCCCTAGCCTGGTTCCCACATACGCACTCTGTCGGGCCGTGTCACTGAGCACCCGCCTGGCCTCGGCCTCACTCTCCAGCCTTGCTGGTTGTCCAGAGTACTGCAGGGCCAGCGATTTCTGTCTCTTGGGCCAGCCTGAGTCAGGGCGTGGCTGCCTGAGCCCCGAGGTAGTCCAGGCTCAGCAGGAAGACATGCTTGGGTCTGTCTTCCCTGTCTGACGTATTTCACATCGTTGCCATCCCTGCCTGCCCGAGGCCCGGGACTGCAGCCTCCTGCACTGAACCTATTGATTACACAGGTCGACCCTCTGCACTCTAAgggcccctcccccttttttgtACCATCGCCACGGGGTGAATGTATTAGGCCACCCAGCCTAACCCTGCTGTTGCTCTCCCAGGCCAAGGACTTGCCAACATTCAAAGACAATGACTTCCTCAATGAAGGGCAGAAGCTGCATGTGGGAGAGGAGAGTAAAAAGAACTTCCTGGAAAAACTGAAACGGGACGTAGAGGTACTGACTAACCCTCATTTTCACCTGGGTTGAGGAGGGCCCCCTCTTGTCCTCAGAGCGGGAGCCTCTTTAACCTTAAAACAACTGAACTCATGCCCGCCCggccggctcagtcagaggagcacgtgcctcttggtctcggggttgtgagttcgagccctacgttgggtgtagagatgacttaaaaataagatcttaagaaaaaaaaaaagaaaaagaaaaatggaattcattACTTTCCACACTCTTGGAAAGGAAGCTGGTGATTTGAACAGTGTGGGTGCAAATGAGGATTCCATCACGGGGGGCACGTTAGTGCCAGTAGAATCTCTGTAGCTCAGGTTGCATTGCTTTCCTCGATCTCTTCACTAATGTCTTCCAACACCTTTTTCAAACGCCCCTAAACTTCCTTTCTGGGGGTGTCCCTATCGGGGGGGGGTGTCGGCCATCAGAGCGATGGGAAGCCAGCTGTAAGATCCACCAGCCAGGCCCTTCCCTGGCTCTGGTTCATCACTTACCCAGCAGCCTTCTGGTGGAATGGGACTTCCGTGGAGAAGTTCTTCCGGGGAGGACAGGCGCTAAATAGCGAATGTGTTACCTGGACCACTTGGTAACTCAGTGTCTCCTATTTTAATTAATTGGGAGCCTGTTCATTAAAACCAAACCCTACAAACTTCTAGaagtgttttctggtttttttaattGGTGTAAAATaggcataacataaaatttaccatcttaaccatttgtaAGCGCACAGTGGCATTAAGGACATTCAgctgttgtgcagccatcaccagccatttccagaactttcaccttcccagactgaaactctgtccccattacaCACTGTTTCCCCACTCCCCTTCTGCTAGGTCCTGGCAACCGCCGTGCTACGCTCCCTGTGAACTTTAtatataagtgggatcatacagtatttgtcttttgtcaggcttttttcacttagtatgatgTCTAAGGTTCATGCGTGTTGTGGCACGTGTCAGAATGGCCTTCCctcttaaggctgaataattccattgtatgtttacccattcatccattaaagGGCAACTGGTATAATAGTTAagattttccagagaaacagaaccagtagatGGTGccgatagatggatggatagatgggtaaCTAGTTAGACAGACAGCCAGGTGTTTAGTATGAGGAATTGGCACCCACAGTTATGGAGGCTGACGGTTCCCAAGAACTGCAGTTGGCATGCTAGagagacccaggagagcaggCAGTATAGTTTCAGTCTGGAGGCCAGTGGGCTTGCGACCTTGGAAGAGCCAATGTTTAGTCCATGTCTGAGGTCAGGAAAAAACGATGTTCCAGCTCAGAGGGATGCAGGCAGGAGGAGTCCGTCTATTCACGGAGGGTCCCCCTATTCACGGGAgggtcacctttttttttttttttttttaaagattttatttatttgacagagagagagaaacagccagcgagagagggaatacaagcaggggagtgggagaggaagaagcaggctcccagcagaggagcctgatgtggggctcgatcccagaacgccgggatcacgccctgagccaaaggcagacgcttaatgactgtgccactcaggcgccccaaggaggGTCACCCTTTTTGTTCCGCtcaagccttcaactgattggatgaggcccgcCCACATtagggagagcaatctgctttactcagtttgCCAATTCACATGTTAATCTCATCTACAAACACCCTCACAGACGCACCCAGAATAATATCtgaccaaatgtctgggcacCAGAAATGAAGTGTCGCACTCAGATCGATTCACCGTGAATAATGCCGCTGCGTGCGTGGGTTTTTCGAACGGCTTTCTTTCCTAGGAATCTTTTCCTCCATCACCGCCTGCTCTGTCTGTGCCTTTATTCTGCCTTTCAGTTCGTCCAGAGTctttctcctccctgtcctcACTTTCTCCCTGCTCTCCTAAGAGGAAGTTAAGGCAGTTTacacatttcacatttcatttgttttcactttGTTGCTGTTGCTTTCTAAATGTTCTCAGGTGGATAGGAGTGGGTGTGGACTCTCTATTCTGGAACCTCGGCCCTCTCCTTAGACCTTGAGAAGGGCTCCTCCAGACGTGCTTGGCATGGCGCCCCGAACCTTTCTCTCTAGAGGAGAGGCTGCCAGTCTCCTATAAATCAGGGCTTCTTGTGCTTTTAGAAGCCCAAGAGCCTGAGTAGGGGGCCGCCATGGTGCCCACAGTCCGTCAGACAGTTTCCCGGTGACCAGGGCAGAGTGCCCGGCCTGTCACGGTGGCTGCAGGCTGCTTCACGGAGGATTGGGACCCATGCCTCTGGCTACAGCATTCGCAGAGCTGGATTTCCAGCTGGCCATCTCCGTCTGTATCAGCCCCATACTTTTGTTCTTCAAGTCACGGAGTCCCAGACCAGGAGACCCGAGACACCGTCCCGCTCCCTGCACTCACGCAGATGCGGACCGTGCGGCCCGTGGGGCCTTCGGGAGGAGATTCGAGTGTCGCGTGGCCCTTTGTTAGGGGgtgctcccttttctttttctccccgtTCTTGTCCTCACTGGTAAAGAAGCTGAGGTACGTGGTGTTTCGGCCTGTGCCTGTGGCCCTCGGTCAGAAGTGCATTTTACCGACAGCCCAGCGCACGCAGCTCAAACACTGTCCACCTGCTTCACGTTACAACCTCTcccattttctattctgtttcacaagaaacaaaaatcctgGCCCCAGCCCACTAAACCGGATTTAGGGCCCTGACAGGTGAGATTTGTGGTCAGAAGGATATGGCCTCGCTCACACGCGCCGCAGCCTCTCTTGGTCCCGGATCAGATGGGCCCCTTCCCTAGCCTTTCTCCCGCAGCCTCTGTCTGCCTGACGCTCGGTCCGTCAGGCTGTCGCGacgcctctccccagcccccgccccatCCTTGCCCTCAGGGCATGGCTGTCCTCCCCGCtgagctccctgaaggcagaggGGAGCTTGTCCTCGCCAGTGTCAGACTTGAGGATTTGAGGGAGTGCCTTTTGTCCCCTTGCCAGATGCCCCAGGGATGCCCCGGGTAACCgcttcttccttctgtccttccgcACCTTCCCCAGTTCCTGGCGCAGCTGAAGATCATGGACTACAGCCTGCTGGTGGGCATCCACGACGTGGACCGGGCGGGCCAGGAGGAGATGGAGGTGGAGGAGCGGGCGGAGGACGAGGAGTGCGAGAACGACGGGCTGGGGGGCGCCCTGCTCTGCTCCTACGGCACGCCTCCCGACAGCCCCGGGAACCTGCTCAGCTCCCCCCGCTTCTTTGGCCCCGGGGAGTTCGACCCCTCTGTTGATGTCTATGCCATGAAAAGCCATGAAAGTAAGTAGGAGCCCGAGTCTGCCCTGCCCGCCCCGGCCCCCATGAGACCCCCTCAGCCTCTTGTTCAGATGCCCCTCTGGGTGTCTGGACCCCCCACTAATTCACGACCGACTCTGGCCTCTCCTGCCTGTGGGCTCTCCTCCCGAACCACTGCCAGTAACTCTGGCTTCTGGGGCCCCGGGGTCCTTCTCTGTCAggctttccttcccctctctgcttgTCCTGGATGCCTGAGGCTTGGCTCAGCCTTGGTTCCTGGTTCTAAACCCTGAGAAAGACTGTCCACAAACCAGAGAAGAGCTCTGAAGGCTTCTGAGAAGGGCCCCATTAGCACGCCTTTCCTCAGGTCCAGAATGCCAGGGGTGGGTCTGGTCTCAGGTCTGCAGGGTTCCGGAGCCGGCTGCttcctgctgttctccctgccaccccttccttcttccctgcttaccctccccccaggtgcccccaagaagGAGGTCTATTTCATGGCCATCATCGATATCCTCACGCCATACGACGCGAAGAAGAAAGCTGCCCATGCGGCCAAGACGGTGAAGCACGGGGTGAGTCCTCCCTGCCGCCTCCGGGCCTCCCGCTCCCAGACACCCCGGCCTCCCGCCCGCCCGGTGCCCCCGCTGCTCTCCCTACCGGGTGATTTTCCCCTGCCTCGCGGCTCGGCGGGGCCGAGCGTACAGGCTCCTTTCCCCGGGACCGCTGGGCGTGACCGCAGGTAACAGCTTTGTTTCCTGCCCACGCTGCTCCCCGGAGAACCCTTTTCCCCGTGGACTTGAAGCTCCTGTCTCCACACAGGGATCCCATCCAGAGATCCTGAGTCTCTCTACCGCCTCCCCACCACCTTGCCGCTCCTTCCGTGGGCGCAGGCTTGGGGTGTGAATCAGAGGAGTGAGGCCAGGGCCGCTCTGAGATGGGAACCGCTCCTCCAGGAGGCCTGCCCAGCCTGGGCTGTAGTGTTCAGTTCTCACACCGAGCCGGAGGCTCCTGAATCCCCAGGCCCCTCCTGGCTGGAGCCTCCCAGTAGCCTCCTAGTGAGGGCCAGGAGCTCAACCTGAGTCAGCCTCTGTGTGTTACAGGCGGGGGCCGAGATCTCGACTGTGAACCCTGAGCAGTACTCCAAACGCTTCAACGAGTTCATGTCCAACATCCTGACGTAGTTACCTTCCACCTTCAGCCGGAGCcagagagccggatgtggggtCGGGGTCGGAAAAGGGAGAGGGTGTATTGGGGCTggatgggagggtggggagcagagcggggagtcgggggagggggggctttgGTGAGGAGCCGGCAGCCCAGGATGGAAAGCctagtgggggggaggggaggtgctgCGTGCCCACGTACTCACAGGGTGCACCTCACCTGCTCACCCTTGATGTTCCCCCCATTTGACCCAGGTTGAAAAGGGGTTTCCTTTTTGTTCCCTTGTCACCTTTTACAGTACCTTGGGGCTAGAGATGACTTTGTGGGTTTCTGTGGGTTTTGTTTCTGCAATCTCATTGCTCCAGGTTTGCTCTTTGTAACGATATATGTTATCACCCCAtcaccctccccatccctgccctgctctgggtTCCCTTCAATTAAAGAGGCGCCCCACGGACTGGCCAAGTGCTCTGATGCCAGAGGACAGGAGGTCAGACGCCTCAGCCCTGCTGCATTGGATCTCGTCTGGATTAACGTTCTGCTTTTACGGAGTATTGTGTACggcttcctccacctttttgccTCGGATGCAAGTGAAATGTTACCGGATTCCTCCATGTAAACGCTGTCCTCCCGAAGGAACGCTCCAGCTCAGCGTCAGGAATCTTGGATGAGGAGAGATCTCGCAGGGGCGTGAGTTCATCCTCATGGgatggttgggggtgggggtcgcAGCCAGGCTCTCGGACAGCTGGTTCTCACAGAACCCCGTGAACTTCACCCACGCCCCTGGCCTTCCCACGTCCTGTCTGTAAAGCCTGCCTCCCGCTGTGTCAAGAGGAACTAGGAAGCATCTTTACGTGCAGCAGGACCCCCGGACGCTGCTGGGTATCAAATGAGGCCTTGTGCCCTCCATCCATTTACTTCCTTCCGATCTTGGCCCGGGCGCCCTCCCTTGTAGGTGAGCTCTTCGCTGGGGCGCCTTTCCACGCAGAGATACCTCTTCAAGCGCCAGGGCCGCCGTGTAGATAATCTGATGCTCTGTGCCTGTGGTCTGTCCCCTGGACGGTCCTGGCCAGCAGGGGTGTGCCCCCCCCACCTTGGAGGGTGGCACCCAAGCCTGAGGTTGCTTCAGAGTCACTTGAGGATGGGACCCAGGAAATCCAATTTGGAGGCTTGATAGGGGGATCGACCTGGCCCCAGCCTTGGGGCTATTTTCCTTGATGCCCCCGTCTCGACCCCGGGCTTCCTCAGGAGTGGCCTCCTGCAGCTTCCTTCAGGGTCTCCACCCCCCCGCTGAGCTACCCAGGTCTCAGAACTGAGCCACGTGTCATTCTGGGATGCCATCCGCGCAGTCTGTTCTGGCTAGGAAGGAAACAGCCCTGTGTTGGGGGAGGTACATTCCTACATCTTCTCACCCCCTCACCAGGAACTGGGATTTAGGATGAGATACGGTAAAACTTGTAGATACCCCACAGATGCGAAGGAAGTTTGTGGAAACACTTGGAACGAATGGATTGGTTTCCTGCGGCTCCCTCCAGACCTGGCCGAGCTCGGCTTCTGGAGCAGGGGCCAGCACTGTCTCTGGGCCCTACCCGCAGCTTTTCGGTCAGGAAGAATGGAGGCAGCATGTTGGACTCCCCTGGGGCCGCTGGAACCGTTCTGGAAGAGGCAAACGGAGCAGACAACCACCCTGGCTCCGGGAAGGGGCCACAGGCA from Ursus arctos isolate Adak ecotype North America unplaced genomic scaffold, UrsArc2.0 scaffold_24, whole genome shotgun sequence encodes the following:
- the PIP4K2B gene encoding phosphatidylinositol 5-phosphate 4-kinase type-2 beta yields the protein MSSNCTSTTAVAVAPLSASKTKTKKKHFVCQKVKLFRASEPILSVLMWGVNHTINELSSVPVPVMLMPDDFKAYSKIKVDNHLFNKENLPSRFKFKEYCPMVFRNLRERFGIDDQDYQNSVTRSAPINSDSQGRCGTRFLTTYDRRFVIKTVSSEDVAEMHNILKKYHQFIVECHGNTLLPQFLGMYRLTVDGVETYMVVTRNVFSHRLTVHRKYDLKGSTVAREASDKEKAKDLPTFKDNDFLNEGQKLHVGEESKKNFLEKLKRDVEFLAQLKIMDYSLLVGIHDVDRAGQEEMEVEERAEDEECENDGLGGALLCSYGTPPDSPGNLLSSPRFFGPGEFDPSVDVYAMKSHESAPKKEVYFMAIIDILTPYDAKKKAAHAAKTVKHGAGAEISTVNPEQYSKRFNEFMSNILT